Proteins from a single region of Platichthys flesus chromosome 16, fPlaFle2.1, whole genome shotgun sequence:
- the LOC133970693 gene encoding zinc finger CCCH domain-containing protein 7B-like isoform X1 — protein MDPDRHNRRLEISKALTFIQSSLAYPEPEGYQDYLTHLVCKLLHEGNTLFQDGEWAEAAREFSEGLNVSCYAAGEDIPIPEALQESLYVNRAAAYHRMGEFDRGVTDCDSALLLCKESSRALYRKALCLKELGKYKEAYSCTTDCLLISRLDKDVNELAQELAVHLGLKNRKPYISSKEHKIVVGVPNGNMSAEATKVSAGDSGDGVNPLSGLAPVSFTSRPQSTTPSMSLSFLQPVVPSTPDSVETDTVEDSELIGDDLDSLLDGFSPEQEISIQAAYSASRRTPTSTHSVPSALPAPSPRLPPAFFNSAVKAQDSFSGGGHSTTSAELDTLDALLTPQALDALDDFPGVGGGVATSGVTSPALQTMNGLDSLDDFLDALPCSPAATEGVNPSKTELDTGGRSLDDLLDELDDLETVCDPVARCNDVPTFGVKAVERLDSLDVLDSFSSVEGAGTALPAVNGRTGLDSISDFSLAGVPGSHSAVAPLMTSSKNNYIKRKSTELVSCSNPLSSTHEFLQACSACFPREGPGIYSFVHKPDLVHSCNRDILLCRQKAASPSEWTRVRPMPPFTAFRGRFVLCRDVQNSESGLCKYREQCTFAYNQLEIDVWTEERKGTLDRNRLFDKGPVKLDPINSVIHLQQEHKGTFVFLCQKCFDGKPRIISNRCKDNVCSNLEVHHCFDANKCLAFVVRTHNVNYRKVRPLTGLRQLDLCYQGVRYGCEKEDSCHHAHSLIELKTWRLQRNTGISPDEIVKVATKYHKKQEQNSNAQKWNKSPGSEGMKPGGGGKSLNLKIKLACAQCWRDGLISEPDQKQKYCSAKARHIWTKDRRFLLVRSPMRQKWIQVRPLPNNKNIPLQYEMCAQILRKKICNYIGHCSFAHSEEEREIWMYMKNNDLQDTQQVYDTWMRSNSPNRQADGAAASQSVPEEKYIPMPTDFAEPMSGFHCRLCGKHSNSKRQWQNHISTEKHKERVFSCEGEDEALTWIYRFPGTNFELCPKSAGGCADGVSCDFAHSAEELKEWTERRAFLRQKLVKAREDMLVMSDEFDFGMYNFLLKD, from the exons ATGGACCCTGACAGACACAACCGCAGGCTGGAGATAAGCAAAGCTCTGACGTTTATACA GTCTTCCTTGGCTTATCCAGAGCCTGAGGGCTACCAG GACTATCTGACCCATCTGGTGTGCAAACTGCTCCATGAGGGCAACACCTTGTTCCAAGATGGAGAGTGGGCGGAGGCGGCGAGAGAGTTCAGCGAAGGCCTGAACGTCTCGTGCTACGCCGCAGGAGAGGACATCCCGATCCCCGAAGCTCTGCAGGAGAGCCTGTATGTCAACCGGGCTGCTGCCTACCACAGAATG GGGGAGTTTGATCGAGGCGTGACAGACTGCGACAGCGCTCTACTGCTGTGCAAGGAAAGCAGCAGGGCCCTGTACAGGAAGGCGCTGTGTCTGAAGGAGCTGGGGAAATACAAGGAGGCCTACAGCTGCACCACGGACTGTCTGCTCATCTCTCGCCTg GATAAAGACGTGAACGAGCTGGCTCAGGAGCTCGCCGTCCACCTGGGACTGAAAAACCGAAAACCCTACATCAGCTCAAAG gAACACAAAATTGTTGTTGGTGTCCCTAATGGCAACATGTCTGCTGAGGCCACCAAG GTGTCTGCTGGTGATTCAGGTGATGGTGTGAATCCTCTCAGTGGTCTTGCACCAG TCAGTTTTACCAGCAGGCCTCAGTCCACCACTCCCTCCATGTCTCTCAGCTTCCTCCAACCTGTCGTCCCCTCAACGCCTGACAGTGTTGAGACGGACACGGTGGAGGACTCCGAGCTGATTGGAGACGACTTGGACAGTCTGCTCGACGGCTTCTCCCCCGAACAGGAG ATAAGTATCCAGGCAGCATACTCGGCTTCCAGGAGGACGCCAACTTCCACACACTCCGTTCCTTCAGCCCTGCCGGCCCCGTCACCCCGGCTGCCCCCGGCCTTCTTCAACTCGGCCGTCAAAGCCCAAGATTCATTTTCAGGTGGTGGGCACAGCACTACGTCCGCAGAACTGGACACCCTGGACGCCCTCTTGACCCCTCAGGCTCTGGATGCCTTGGACGACTTCCCTGGAGTTGGCGGAGGTGTTGCAACCTCAGGGGTCACCTCCCCAGCGCTACAAACCATGAACGGCCTTGATTCCCTGGACGACTTCTTGGATGCATTGCCATGTTCGCCTGCTGCTACTGAGGGAGTCAATCCGTCCAAAACAGAGCTTGACACGGGGGGAAGGTCCCTTGATGATTTGCTGGATGAACTCGATGACCTGGAGACTGTGTGTGATCCAGTTGCTCGGTGCAATGATGTCCCGACATTTGGAGTTAAGGCTGTGGAGCGGCTCGACTCCCTCGACGTCCTGGACTCCTTCTCCTCAGTGGAAGGAGCTGGGACGGCTCTGCCAGCAGTCAATGGAAGAACTGGCCTGGACTCGATCTCTGATTTCAGCCTGGCTG gtgTCCCAGGCTCTCACTCTGCTGTCGCTCCACTAATGACATCTTCAAAGAACAACTACATA AAGAGGAAAAGCACAGAACTGGTTTCCTGTTCgaaccccctctcctccacccatGAGTTCCTGCAGGCCTGCTCTGCCTGTTTCCCTCGGGAAG gtccAGGGATATACAGCTTCGTTCACAAGCCGGACCTGGTGCACAGCTGCAACCGAGACATTCTGTTGTGCAGACAAAAGGCAGCTTCTCCTTCAGAGTGGACCAGAGTGCGGCCGATGCCTCCCTTCACGGCCTTCAGGGGGCGCTTCGTACTCTGCAGGG ATGTGCAGAACTCTGAGTCCGGCCTGTGTAAGTACAGAGAACAATGCACGTTTGCCTACAACCAGCTGGAGATCGATGTttggacagaggagagaaagggaacGTTGGACAGGAACCGGCTGTTTGACAAAGGACCCGTCAAACTGGATCCCATCAACAGCGTCattcacctgcagcaggaacacaAGGGCACGTTCGTGTTCCTCTGCCAG aagTGCTTTGACGGTAAACCCAGAATCATCAGTAATCGCTGCAAAGACAACGTCTGCTCCAACCTGGAGGTTCACCACTGCTTTGATGCAAACAA GTGTTTGGCCTTTGTGGTGAGGACGCACAACGTGAACTACCGAAAGGTCCGCCCGCTGACTGGCCTGCGCCAGTTGGATTTATGCTACCAAGGCGTACGGTACGGCTGCGAGAAAGAGGACAGCTGCCACCACGCCCACTCCCTCATAGAGCTCAAAACCTGGAGGCTGCAGCGAAACACAG GTATCAGCCCTGATGAGATTGTGAAGGTAGCCACAAAGTATCACAAAAAACAGGAGCAAAACTCAAACGCACAGAAATGGAATAAA tCTCCTGGAAGTGAAGGTAtgaaacctggaggaggaggaaagagtcTGAACTTGAAGATCAAGTTGGCGTGCGCTCAGTGCTGGAGGGACGGTCTGATCAGTGAACCGGACCAAAAACAGAAGTACTGCTCCGCTAAGGCCCGGCACAT ATGGACTAAAGACAGACGGTTCCTGCTGGTCAGATCCCCGATGAGACAAAAATGGATTCAGGTCCGACCTCTGCCGAACAACAAGAACATCCCTCTGCAGTATGAA atGTGTGCCCAGATTCTGAGGAAGAAGATCTGTAACTACATCGGGCACTGCAGCTTTGCTCACAgcgaagaggagagggagatttGGATGTATATGAAGAATAATGACT TGCAGGACACTCAGCAGGTATATGACACATGGATGAGATCAAACAGCCCAAACCGCCAAGCAGATGGAGCTGCGGCCTCCCAGTCCGTCCCAGAAGAGAAATATATCCCCATGCCCACTGACTTTGCTGAACCCATG AGCGGCTTCCACTGCCGTCTGTGCGGTAAACACAGTAACAGTAAGCGGCAGTGGCAGAACCACATCTCCACTGAAAAGCACAAGGAGCGGGTGTTCAGCTGTGAAGGAGAAGACGAGGCTCTGACGTGGATCTACCGCTTTCCTGGAACTAACTTTGAACTCTGCCCCAA GTCGGCTGGCGGCTGTGCGGACGGTGTGAGCTGTGACTTCGCCCACAGTgcggaggagctgaaggagtgGACCGAGCGACGGGCTTTCCTACGACAGAAGCTCGTCAAAGCCAGGGAAGATATGCTCGTCATGTCCGATGAGTTCGACTTTGGGATGTACAACTTTCTCCTTAAGGACTGA
- the LOC133970693 gene encoding zinc finger CCCH domain-containing protein 7B-like isoform X2, producing MDPDRHNRRLEISKALTFIQSSLAYPEPEGYQDYLTHLVCKLLHEGNTLFQDGEWAEAAREFSEGLNVSCYAAGEDIPIPEALQESLYVNRAAAYHRMGEFDRGVTDCDSALLLCKESSRALYRKALCLKELGKYKEAYSCTTDCLLISRLDKDVNELAQELAVHLGLKNRKPYISSKEHKIVVGVPNGNMSAEATKVSAGDSVSFTSRPQSTTPSMSLSFLQPVVPSTPDSVETDTVEDSELIGDDLDSLLDGFSPEQEISIQAAYSASRRTPTSTHSVPSALPAPSPRLPPAFFNSAVKAQDSFSGGGHSTTSAELDTLDALLTPQALDALDDFPGVGGGVATSGVTSPALQTMNGLDSLDDFLDALPCSPAATEGVNPSKTELDTGGRSLDDLLDELDDLETVCDPVARCNDVPTFGVKAVERLDSLDVLDSFSSVEGAGTALPAVNGRTGLDSISDFSLAGVPGSHSAVAPLMTSSKNNYIKRKSTELVSCSNPLSSTHEFLQACSACFPREGPGIYSFVHKPDLVHSCNRDILLCRQKAASPSEWTRVRPMPPFTAFRGRFVLCRDVQNSESGLCKYREQCTFAYNQLEIDVWTEERKGTLDRNRLFDKGPVKLDPINSVIHLQQEHKGTFVFLCQKCFDGKPRIISNRCKDNVCSNLEVHHCFDANKCLAFVVRTHNVNYRKVRPLTGLRQLDLCYQGVRYGCEKEDSCHHAHSLIELKTWRLQRNTGISPDEIVKVATKYHKKQEQNSNAQKWNKSPGSEGMKPGGGGKSLNLKIKLACAQCWRDGLISEPDQKQKYCSAKARHIWTKDRRFLLVRSPMRQKWIQVRPLPNNKNIPLQYEMCAQILRKKICNYIGHCSFAHSEEEREIWMYMKNNDLQDTQQVYDTWMRSNSPNRQADGAAASQSVPEEKYIPMPTDFAEPMSGFHCRLCGKHSNSKRQWQNHISTEKHKERVFSCEGEDEALTWIYRFPGTNFELCPKSAGGCADGVSCDFAHSAEELKEWTERRAFLRQKLVKAREDMLVMSDEFDFGMYNFLLKD from the exons ATGGACCCTGACAGACACAACCGCAGGCTGGAGATAAGCAAAGCTCTGACGTTTATACA GTCTTCCTTGGCTTATCCAGAGCCTGAGGGCTACCAG GACTATCTGACCCATCTGGTGTGCAAACTGCTCCATGAGGGCAACACCTTGTTCCAAGATGGAGAGTGGGCGGAGGCGGCGAGAGAGTTCAGCGAAGGCCTGAACGTCTCGTGCTACGCCGCAGGAGAGGACATCCCGATCCCCGAAGCTCTGCAGGAGAGCCTGTATGTCAACCGGGCTGCTGCCTACCACAGAATG GGGGAGTTTGATCGAGGCGTGACAGACTGCGACAGCGCTCTACTGCTGTGCAAGGAAAGCAGCAGGGCCCTGTACAGGAAGGCGCTGTGTCTGAAGGAGCTGGGGAAATACAAGGAGGCCTACAGCTGCACCACGGACTGTCTGCTCATCTCTCGCCTg GATAAAGACGTGAACGAGCTGGCTCAGGAGCTCGCCGTCCACCTGGGACTGAAAAACCGAAAACCCTACATCAGCTCAAAG gAACACAAAATTGTTGTTGGTGTCCCTAATGGCAACATGTCTGCTGAGGCCACCAAG GTGTCTGCTGGTGATTCAG TCAGTTTTACCAGCAGGCCTCAGTCCACCACTCCCTCCATGTCTCTCAGCTTCCTCCAACCTGTCGTCCCCTCAACGCCTGACAGTGTTGAGACGGACACGGTGGAGGACTCCGAGCTGATTGGAGACGACTTGGACAGTCTGCTCGACGGCTTCTCCCCCGAACAGGAG ATAAGTATCCAGGCAGCATACTCGGCTTCCAGGAGGACGCCAACTTCCACACACTCCGTTCCTTCAGCCCTGCCGGCCCCGTCACCCCGGCTGCCCCCGGCCTTCTTCAACTCGGCCGTCAAAGCCCAAGATTCATTTTCAGGTGGTGGGCACAGCACTACGTCCGCAGAACTGGACACCCTGGACGCCCTCTTGACCCCTCAGGCTCTGGATGCCTTGGACGACTTCCCTGGAGTTGGCGGAGGTGTTGCAACCTCAGGGGTCACCTCCCCAGCGCTACAAACCATGAACGGCCTTGATTCCCTGGACGACTTCTTGGATGCATTGCCATGTTCGCCTGCTGCTACTGAGGGAGTCAATCCGTCCAAAACAGAGCTTGACACGGGGGGAAGGTCCCTTGATGATTTGCTGGATGAACTCGATGACCTGGAGACTGTGTGTGATCCAGTTGCTCGGTGCAATGATGTCCCGACATTTGGAGTTAAGGCTGTGGAGCGGCTCGACTCCCTCGACGTCCTGGACTCCTTCTCCTCAGTGGAAGGAGCTGGGACGGCTCTGCCAGCAGTCAATGGAAGAACTGGCCTGGACTCGATCTCTGATTTCAGCCTGGCTG gtgTCCCAGGCTCTCACTCTGCTGTCGCTCCACTAATGACATCTTCAAAGAACAACTACATA AAGAGGAAAAGCACAGAACTGGTTTCCTGTTCgaaccccctctcctccacccatGAGTTCCTGCAGGCCTGCTCTGCCTGTTTCCCTCGGGAAG gtccAGGGATATACAGCTTCGTTCACAAGCCGGACCTGGTGCACAGCTGCAACCGAGACATTCTGTTGTGCAGACAAAAGGCAGCTTCTCCTTCAGAGTGGACCAGAGTGCGGCCGATGCCTCCCTTCACGGCCTTCAGGGGGCGCTTCGTACTCTGCAGGG ATGTGCAGAACTCTGAGTCCGGCCTGTGTAAGTACAGAGAACAATGCACGTTTGCCTACAACCAGCTGGAGATCGATGTttggacagaggagagaaagggaacGTTGGACAGGAACCGGCTGTTTGACAAAGGACCCGTCAAACTGGATCCCATCAACAGCGTCattcacctgcagcaggaacacaAGGGCACGTTCGTGTTCCTCTGCCAG aagTGCTTTGACGGTAAACCCAGAATCATCAGTAATCGCTGCAAAGACAACGTCTGCTCCAACCTGGAGGTTCACCACTGCTTTGATGCAAACAA GTGTTTGGCCTTTGTGGTGAGGACGCACAACGTGAACTACCGAAAGGTCCGCCCGCTGACTGGCCTGCGCCAGTTGGATTTATGCTACCAAGGCGTACGGTACGGCTGCGAGAAAGAGGACAGCTGCCACCACGCCCACTCCCTCATAGAGCTCAAAACCTGGAGGCTGCAGCGAAACACAG GTATCAGCCCTGATGAGATTGTGAAGGTAGCCACAAAGTATCACAAAAAACAGGAGCAAAACTCAAACGCACAGAAATGGAATAAA tCTCCTGGAAGTGAAGGTAtgaaacctggaggaggaggaaagagtcTGAACTTGAAGATCAAGTTGGCGTGCGCTCAGTGCTGGAGGGACGGTCTGATCAGTGAACCGGACCAAAAACAGAAGTACTGCTCCGCTAAGGCCCGGCACAT ATGGACTAAAGACAGACGGTTCCTGCTGGTCAGATCCCCGATGAGACAAAAATGGATTCAGGTCCGACCTCTGCCGAACAACAAGAACATCCCTCTGCAGTATGAA atGTGTGCCCAGATTCTGAGGAAGAAGATCTGTAACTACATCGGGCACTGCAGCTTTGCTCACAgcgaagaggagagggagatttGGATGTATATGAAGAATAATGACT TGCAGGACACTCAGCAGGTATATGACACATGGATGAGATCAAACAGCCCAAACCGCCAAGCAGATGGAGCTGCGGCCTCCCAGTCCGTCCCAGAAGAGAAATATATCCCCATGCCCACTGACTTTGCTGAACCCATG AGCGGCTTCCACTGCCGTCTGTGCGGTAAACACAGTAACAGTAAGCGGCAGTGGCAGAACCACATCTCCACTGAAAAGCACAAGGAGCGGGTGTTCAGCTGTGAAGGAGAAGACGAGGCTCTGACGTGGATCTACCGCTTTCCTGGAACTAACTTTGAACTCTGCCCCAA GTCGGCTGGCGGCTGTGCGGACGGTGTGAGCTGTGACTTCGCCCACAGTgcggaggagctgaaggagtgGACCGAGCGACGGGCTTTCCTACGACAGAAGCTCGTCAAAGCCAGGGAAGATATGCTCGTCATGTCCGATGAGTTCGACTTTGGGATGTACAACTTTCTCCTTAAGGACTGA
- the rangap1a gene encoding ran GTPase-activating protein 1a isoform X2 encodes MASDIVAQLADSLAKAGVEDGELSYKGQGRKLDDAQSVEEIVKEIQDFEGLQALRLEGNTFGVEAAQAIAKALETKSQFQRCYWSDMFTGRLRPEIPPALNSLGDALMLAGARLTVLDLSDNAFGPDGVKGIEKLLKSTACYTLQELRLNNCGMGIGGGKILAASLIQCHKKSSAEGTPLSLKVFVAGRNRLENDGATALAQAFKLMGSMEEVHMPQNGINHQGVTALASAMQHNAALRILNLNDNTFTEKGAIAMAQALKHLRSIQVINFGDCLVRPAGAAAIAETVSEGLPILKELNLSFCEITEEAALAVAQAVTNKDQLVKLDLNGNCLGEDGCKALRDAMEDMNMGELLGSLSDDEGDQDDDEDEDDEKDDDDEDVDEEELEEEEEEEDEEESIDNKLSTPVPAPRPPDVSSFLSFPSPDKLLKLGAKRAFLIEQQVDVSDATKTAEAFLKIASVYKEENNDVKNAVLDSIDALLKKAFSTPSFQGYSFVSSLLVLLGLIKSEDKVKPVAVVPGHLHTLEHVVRQDYFPKENVAVLEAFMSR; translated from the exons atggCGTCAGACATTGTTGCACAGTTGGCCGACTCTCTGGCCAAGGCTGGAGTGGAGGACGGAGAGCTGAGCTACAAAGGCCAGGGCAGAAAGCTGGATGACGCCCAGTCAG tgGAGGAGATAGTGAAGGAGATCCAGGACTTTGAGGGTCTACAGGCCCTGAGGTTGGAGGGAAACACGTTCGGAGTGGAGGCTGCACAGGCCATCGCCAAGGCCCTTGAGACAAAGAGCCAGTTCCAG CGCTGTTATTGGAGTGACATGTTCACAGGTCGTCTGCGCCCTGAGATCCCTCCTGCCCTG AATTCACTTGGTGACGCTCTGATGCTGGCTGGTGCCAGGCTGACTGTTTTAGACCTCAGTGACAACGCCTTTGGGCCGGACGGGGTGAAGGGCATCGAGAAATTGCTCAAAAGCACCGCCTGCTACACACTGCAGGAGCTACGGCTCAATAACTGTGGCATGGGCATCGGAGGGGGGAAG ATCTTGGCCGCCTCATTGATCCAGTGCCATAAAAAGTCCAGTGCTGAAGGCACCCCCCTCAGCCTGAAGGTGTTTGTAGCAGGGAGGAACCGGCTGGAGAACGATGGAGCCACTGCCCTCGCTCAAGCTTTCAAG TTGATGGGCAGCATGGAGGAGGTTCACATGCCCCAGAACGGCATCAATCACCAAGGGGTGACGGCCCTGGCCTCAGCCATGCAACACAACGCAGCACTCCGCATCCTCAACCTCAACGACAACACCTTCACTGAGAAGGGGGCTATCGCCATGGCTCAG GCTCTGAAACACCTCCGCAGTATCCAGGTGATCAACTTTGGAGACTGCCTGGTGCGGCCGGCGGGGGCTGCAGCGATCGCAGAAACTGTCTCCGAGGGACTTCCAATCCTCAAG GAACTCAACCTGTCTTTTTGTGAGAtcacagaggaagctgctctgGCTGTGGCACAAGCAGTGACCAACAAGGATCAGCTGGTGAAACTGGACTTAAATG GTAACTGTCTTGGAGAGGATGGCTGCAAAGCTCTGAGAGACGCCATGGAAGATATGAACATGGGGGAGCTCCTTGGATCCCTCAG TGACGACGAGGGTGACCAAGACGATgacgaagatgaagatgatgagaaggatgacgatgatgaggacgtggatgaggaggaattagaggaagaagaggaggaggaggatgaagaggaaagcATTGACAACAAG CTGTCTACTCCTGTGCCGGCACCTCGGCCACCGGACGTGTCGTCCTTCCTCAGCTTTCCTTCACCAGACAAACTGCTCAAACTGGGAGCCAAGAGAGCGTTTCTGATCGAgcagcag GTGGATGTTAGCGATGCTACAAAAACAGCCGAAGCTTTCCTCAAGATAGCGTCTGTGTACAAGGAGGAGAATAATGACGTTAAGAACGCAGTGCTGGACAGTATCG ATGCTCTTCTGAAGAAAGCGTTCTCCACTCCTTCCTTCCAAGGCTACAGCTTTGTGTCCTCTCTGCTGGTGCTGCTTGGACTGATCAAG AGTGAGGACAAAGTGAAGCCTGTGGCCGTGGTTCCCGGCCACCTCCACACCTTGGAGCACGTCGTCAGGCAGGACTACTTCCCCAAAGAGAACGTGGCCGTCCTCGAGGCCTTCATGTCCCGGTAA
- the rangap1a gene encoding ran GTPase-activating protein 1a isoform X1: MASDIVAQLADSLAKAGVEDGELSYKGQGRKLDDAQSVEEIVKEIQDFEGLQALRLEGNTFGVEAAQAIAKALETKSQFQRCYWSDMFTGRLRPEIPPALNSLGDALMLAGARLTVLDLSDNAFGPDGVKGIEKLLKSTACYTLQELRLNNCGMGIGGGKILAASLIQCHKKSSAEGTPLSLKVFVAGRNRLENDGATALAQAFKLMGSMEEVHMPQNGINHQGVTALASAMQHNAALRILNLNDNTFTEKGAIAMAQALKHLRSIQVINFGDCLVRPAGAAAIAETVSEGLPILKELNLSFCEITEEAALAVAQAVTNKDQLVKLDLNGNCLGEDGCKALRDAMEDMNMGELLGSLSDDEGDQDDDEDEDDEKDDDDEDVDEEELEEEEEEEDEEESIDNKLSTPVPAPRPPDVSSFLSFPSPDKLLKLGAKRAFLIEQQVDVSDATKTAEAFLKIASVYKEENNDVKNAVLDSIDALLKKAFSTPSFQGYSFVSSLLVLLGLIKSEDKVKPVAVVPGHLHTLEHVVRQDYFPKENVAVLEAFMSRNDKVLNSCGNARNGLQSTLHRVGADS; encoded by the exons atggCGTCAGACATTGTTGCACAGTTGGCCGACTCTCTGGCCAAGGCTGGAGTGGAGGACGGAGAGCTGAGCTACAAAGGCCAGGGCAGAAAGCTGGATGACGCCCAGTCAG tgGAGGAGATAGTGAAGGAGATCCAGGACTTTGAGGGTCTACAGGCCCTGAGGTTGGAGGGAAACACGTTCGGAGTGGAGGCTGCACAGGCCATCGCCAAGGCCCTTGAGACAAAGAGCCAGTTCCAG CGCTGTTATTGGAGTGACATGTTCACAGGTCGTCTGCGCCCTGAGATCCCTCCTGCCCTG AATTCACTTGGTGACGCTCTGATGCTGGCTGGTGCCAGGCTGACTGTTTTAGACCTCAGTGACAACGCCTTTGGGCCGGACGGGGTGAAGGGCATCGAGAAATTGCTCAAAAGCACCGCCTGCTACACACTGCAGGAGCTACGGCTCAATAACTGTGGCATGGGCATCGGAGGGGGGAAG ATCTTGGCCGCCTCATTGATCCAGTGCCATAAAAAGTCCAGTGCTGAAGGCACCCCCCTCAGCCTGAAGGTGTTTGTAGCAGGGAGGAACCGGCTGGAGAACGATGGAGCCACTGCCCTCGCTCAAGCTTTCAAG TTGATGGGCAGCATGGAGGAGGTTCACATGCCCCAGAACGGCATCAATCACCAAGGGGTGACGGCCCTGGCCTCAGCCATGCAACACAACGCAGCACTCCGCATCCTCAACCTCAACGACAACACCTTCACTGAGAAGGGGGCTATCGCCATGGCTCAG GCTCTGAAACACCTCCGCAGTATCCAGGTGATCAACTTTGGAGACTGCCTGGTGCGGCCGGCGGGGGCTGCAGCGATCGCAGAAACTGTCTCCGAGGGACTTCCAATCCTCAAG GAACTCAACCTGTCTTTTTGTGAGAtcacagaggaagctgctctgGCTGTGGCACAAGCAGTGACCAACAAGGATCAGCTGGTGAAACTGGACTTAAATG GTAACTGTCTTGGAGAGGATGGCTGCAAAGCTCTGAGAGACGCCATGGAAGATATGAACATGGGGGAGCTCCTTGGATCCCTCAG TGACGACGAGGGTGACCAAGACGATgacgaagatgaagatgatgagaaggatgacgatgatgaggacgtggatgaggaggaattagaggaagaagaggaggaggaggatgaagaggaaagcATTGACAACAAG CTGTCTACTCCTGTGCCGGCACCTCGGCCACCGGACGTGTCGTCCTTCCTCAGCTTTCCTTCACCAGACAAACTGCTCAAACTGGGAGCCAAGAGAGCGTTTCTGATCGAgcagcag GTGGATGTTAGCGATGCTACAAAAACAGCCGAAGCTTTCCTCAAGATAGCGTCTGTGTACAAGGAGGAGAATAATGACGTTAAGAACGCAGTGCTGGACAGTATCG ATGCTCTTCTGAAGAAAGCGTTCTCCACTCCTTCCTTCCAAGGCTACAGCTTTGTGTCCTCTCTGCTGGTGCTGCTTGGACTGATCAAG AGTGAGGACAAAGTGAAGCCTGTGGCCGTGGTTCCCGGCCACCTCCACACCTTGGAGCACGTCGTCAGGCAGGACTACTTCCCCAAAGAGAACGTGGCCGTCCTCGAGGCCTTCATGTCCCG AAACGACAAGGTCCTGAACTCTTGTGGCAATGCAAGAAACGGCCTCCAATCCACACTGCATCGAGTCGGGGCTGACAGCTAA